From the genome of Pseudomonas sp. AB6, one region includes:
- the yejK gene encoding nucleoid-associated protein YejK, which yields MPIRHCIVHLIEKKPDGTPAVLHARDSELGESQAIENMLADLNESYNAKQGKAWGFFHAESGAHPFSGWLKEYLEGGKDFTAFSRIAIEHLQKLMEESNLSVGGHVLFAHYQQGMTDYLAIALLHHSEGVAVNAELDVTPSRHLDLSTLHLAARINVSEWQNNKQSKQYISFIKGKNGKKVSEYFRDFIGCQEGVDGPGETRTLLKAFSDFVESEDLPEESAREKTKTLVDYASAQNKMGEPMGLEELSGLIDEERPRAFYDHIRNKDYGLSAEIPADKRTLNQFRRFTGRAEGLSISFEAHLLGDKIQYDEEAGTLIIKGLPTQLTDQLKRR from the coding sequence ATGCCGATCCGTCATTGCATCGTCCACCTGATCGAGAAAAAACCCGACGGTACGCCAGCGGTGTTGCACGCCCGCGATTCAGAACTCGGCGAGTCTCAGGCCATCGAGAACATGCTCGCCGACCTGAACGAGAGCTATAACGCCAAGCAAGGCAAAGCGTGGGGCTTTTTTCATGCGGAATCGGGGGCACACCCCTTCAGCGGCTGGCTGAAAGAATACCTGGAGGGCGGCAAGGACTTCACAGCGTTCAGCCGGATCGCCATTGAACACCTGCAAAAACTGATGGAAGAATCCAACCTGTCGGTCGGCGGCCACGTGCTGTTCGCTCACTACCAGCAAGGTATGACCGACTACCTTGCCATCGCCCTGCTGCACCACAGTGAAGGCGTGGCGGTGAACGCGGAGCTGGACGTGACGCCCTCACGTCACCTCGACTTGAGCACGCTGCACCTGGCGGCACGTATCAACGTCTCCGAGTGGCAGAACAACAAGCAGTCCAAGCAATACATTTCGTTCATCAAAGGCAAAAACGGCAAAAAAGTATCTGAATACTTCCGCGACTTCATCGGTTGCCAGGAAGGCGTCGACGGCCCCGGTGAAACCCGCACCTTGCTCAAGGCGTTCAGCGACTTTGTGGAGAGTGAAGATTTACCCGAAGAGTCCGCCCGGGAGAAAACCAAAACCCTGGTGGATTACGCCAGCGCCCAAAACAAAATGGGCGAACCCATGGGGCTGGAGGAGCTGTCTGGTCTGATCGATGAAGAGCGTCCGCGAGCGTTCTACGATCACATCCGCAACAAGGACTATGGCCTGTCTGCAGAGATTCCGGCGGATAAGCGCACCCTGAATCAGTTCCGTCGCTTCACTGGCCGTGCAGAGGGCCTCTCAATCAGTTTTGAGGCACATCTGTTGGGTGACAAGATCCAATACGACGAAGAAGCCGGTACTCTTATCATCAAAGGTCTGCCAACCCAACTCACTGATCAGTTGAAGCGCCGCTGA
- a CDS encoding glutaredoxin family protein, producing the protein MLIRTLKKFVLIMLVVVAYQNWGKVEHFFSPDTAAISQRLANAKVVLYATDWCGYCKQTRRLLDSKGIPYREFDIEKSAEGRKAYEALGGRGIPMIDVNGTLIRGFSPEEILAALK; encoded by the coding sequence ATGCTCATCCGCACGCTGAAGAAATTCGTATTGATCATGTTGGTGGTGGTGGCCTACCAGAACTGGGGCAAGGTCGAACACTTTTTCAGCCCTGACACGGCGGCGATCAGCCAAAGATTGGCAAACGCCAAGGTCGTGCTGTATGCCACCGACTGGTGCGGCTACTGCAAACAGACTCGGCGCTTGCTCGACAGCAAAGGCATTCCCTATCGCGAATTCGATATCGAGAAATCCGCCGAGGGTCGCAAAGCTTACGAGGCGCTAGGCGGACGCGGTATCCCCATGATCGACGTCAATGGCACGCTGATCAGGGGATTCAGCCCGGAGGAGATACTGGCGGCACTGAAATGA
- a CDS encoding valine--tRNA ligase, protein MEKTYQPHAIETSWYQTWESENYFAPQGAGDSYTIMIPPPNVTGSLHMGHGFNNAIMDALIRFRRMQGRNTLWQPGTDHAGIATQMLVERQIEAQGLSRHDLGRDKFLEKIWEWKDQSGGNISRQIRRLGSSVDWSRERFTMDDGLSESVKEAFVRLHEDGLIYRGKRLVNWDTKLHTAISDLEVENHDEKGFLWNLRYPLADGAKTADGLDYLVVATTRPETMLGDAAVAVNPQDERYKALIGKFVELPLVGRRIPIIADDYCDPEFGTGCVKITPAHDFNDYEVGKRHNLPLLNIFDKNAAVLPVAQVFNIDGTLNELIDGALPAAYAGLDRFEARKQIVAAFDAAGLLVSVDDHALKVPKGDRSGTIIEPWLTDQWYVSTKPLAEPAIAAVEDGRIAFVPKQYENMYFSWMRDIQDWCISRQLWWGHRIPAWYDESGKVYVGRDEAEVRTKNNLGPEIALQQDNDVLDTWFSSGLWTFSTLGWPEKTEALKTFHSTDVLVTGFDIIFFWVARMIMLTMHLVKNEDGTPQVPFKTVYVHGLVRDGLGQKMSKSKGNVLDPLDIIDGIELEDLVAKRTTGLMQPKLQKKIEKQTRDEFADGIASYGTDALRFTFCSLASTGRDIKFDMGRVEGYRNFCNKIWNAARYVLDKGEDCGQNGEAVELSLADRWIISQLQRTEAEVTRHLDQFRFDLAAQALYEFIWNQYCDWYLELSKPVLWDENAPVERQRGTRRTLVRVLEVALRLAHPFMPFITEEIWQRLAPLAGVTGKTIMLQPWPVANEARIDQAAEDDIEWLKGLMLGTRNIRGEMNIGPGKPLQLFLKNVSAEDQRRLTENDYLLKKLAKLESITVLAAGAEAPLSATALVGEMEVLVPMAGLIDKAAELARLDKEILRLQGEVQRVGGKLSNAAFVDKAPPEVIAKERAKLTEAEQALAKLAEQHARIASL, encoded by the coding sequence ATGGAAAAGACCTACCAGCCGCACGCCATTGAAACTTCCTGGTATCAGACTTGGGAGTCCGAGAATTATTTCGCTCCGCAAGGCGCTGGTGACTCGTACACCATTATGATTCCGCCGCCGAACGTTACCGGCAGCTTGCACATGGGTCACGGTTTCAACAACGCGATCATGGACGCCTTGATCCGTTTCCGCCGCATGCAGGGTCGCAACACCCTGTGGCAACCAGGCACCGACCACGCGGGTATCGCCACGCAAATGCTGGTGGAACGCCAGATCGAAGCCCAAGGCCTGAGCCGTCATGACTTAGGTCGCGATAAATTCCTCGAAAAAATCTGGGAATGGAAAGACCAGTCCGGTGGCAATATCAGCCGTCAAATCCGTCGTTTGGGTTCTTCAGTGGATTGGAGCCGCGAGCGCTTCACCATGGACGACGGGCTGTCCGAATCGGTAAAAGAAGCATTTGTACGCCTGCATGAAGACGGTCTGATCTATCGTGGCAAGCGTTTGGTCAACTGGGACACCAAACTGCACACCGCTATTTCCGATCTGGAAGTGGAAAACCACGACGAGAAAGGTTTCCTCTGGAACCTGCGTTACCCACTGGCCGATGGCGCGAAAACCGCTGATGGCCTGGATTACCTGGTCGTCGCCACTACCCGTCCGGAAACCATGCTCGGCGACGCCGCCGTTGCCGTTAACCCGCAAGACGAACGCTATAAAGCCCTGATCGGTAAGTTCGTCGAACTGCCATTGGTTGGCCGCCGCATCCCGATCATCGCTGATGATTATTGCGATCCTGAGTTCGGCACCGGCTGCGTGAAAATCACCCCGGCCCACGATTTCAACGACTACGAAGTCGGCAAGCGCCACAACCTGCCCCTGCTGAATATCTTCGACAAAAACGCTGCAGTGCTGCCTGTCGCCCAAGTGTTCAACATCGACGGCACGCTGAATGAGCTGATTGACGGCGCACTTCCGGCAGCCTATGCCGGTCTTGATCGCTTTGAAGCGCGTAAACAAATCGTTGCCGCCTTTGATGCTGCTGGCCTGCTGGTCAGTGTCGACGACCATGCACTGAAAGTGCCCAAGGGCGACCGCTCCGGGACGATCATCGAGCCATGGCTGACCGACCAGTGGTACGTCTCCACCAAGCCGCTGGCTGAACCTGCCATCGCCGCTGTGGAAGACGGGCGCATTGCGTTCGTGCCCAAGCAGTACGAAAACATGTACTTCTCCTGGATGCGTGACATTCAGGACTGGTGCATCAGCCGTCAGCTGTGGTGGGGCCATCGGATTCCGGCCTGGTACGACGAGTCAGGCAAAGTTTATGTCGGTCGCGACGAAGCCGAAGTTCGCACGAAGAACAATCTCGGGCCAGAGATTGCGCTGCAACAGGACAACGACGTTCTCGACACCTGGTTCAGCTCAGGGCTGTGGACCTTCTCTACGCTGGGCTGGCCGGAAAAAACCGAAGCGCTGAAGACTTTCCACTCCACTGACGTGTTGGTCACTGGCTTCGACATCATTTTCTTCTGGGTCGCCCGGATGATCATGCTCACTATGCATTTGGTGAAAAACGAAGACGGCACACCGCAAGTTCCGTTCAAGACCGTATACGTTCACGGTTTAGTGCGCGATGGTCTCGGTCAGAAGATGTCCAAGTCCAAGGGCAACGTCCTTGACCCGCTGGACATCATTGACGGTATCGAACTCGAAGACCTGGTCGCCAAGCGCACCACCGGTTTGATGCAGCCAAAACTGCAGAAAAAGATTGAAAAGCAAACCCGTGACGAGTTTGCGGACGGCATCGCCAGCTATGGCACCGATGCGTTGCGCTTTACTTTCTGCTCGCTGGCGTCCACCGGTCGTGACATCAAGTTCGACATGGGCCGCGTCGAAGGCTATCGCAACTTCTGCAACAAGATCTGGAACGCGGCACGTTACGTTCTGGATAAGGGCGAAGACTGCGGGCAAAACGGCGAAGCGGTGGAACTATCCTTGGCTGATCGCTGGATCATCTCGCAGTTGCAGCGTACCGAAGCTGAAGTGACTCGCCATCTGGATCAGTTCCGCTTCGACCTCGCCGCCCAAGCGTTGTACGAGTTCATCTGGAACCAGTATTGCGACTGGTACCTGGAGCTGTCCAAGCCCGTGCTGTGGGACGAAAATGCCCCGGTCGAGCGTCAGCGCGGCACTCGTCGAACGCTGGTTCGCGTGCTGGAAGTGGCGTTGCGTCTGGCTCATCCGTTCATGCCGTTCATTACCGAAGAAATCTGGCAGCGCCTCGCACCGCTGGCGGGCGTGACCGGCAAGACGATCATGCTGCAACCTTGGCCAGTGGCCAACGAAGCACGCATCGATCAGGCCGCCGAAGACGACATCGAATGGCTCAAGGGCCTGATGTTGGGCACCCGCAACATTCGTGGGGAAATGAACATCGGCCCTGGCAAGCCACTGCAACTGTTCCTCAAGAACGTTAGCGCCGAAGATCAACGCCGCCTGACCGAAAACGATTACCTGCTGAAAAAACTGGCCAAGCTTGAATCTATTACAGTGTTGGCTGCCGGTGCAGAAGCTCCGCTGTCCGCAACCGCATTGGTTGGCGAAATGGAAGTGCTGGTGCCCATGGCCGGTCTGATCGACAAAGCCGCTGAGCTGGCGCGTCTGGACAAAGAAATCCTGCGCCTGCAAGGTGAAGTGCAACGCGTGGGCGGCAAGCTGTCCAACGCAGCGTTCGTCGACAAAGCGCCTCCTGAAGTGATTGCCAAGGAACGCGCCAAACTGACCGAAGCTGAACAAGCCTTAGCCAAACTGGCGGAACAACACGCACGCATCGCCAGCTTGTAA
- a CDS encoding HU family DNA-binding protein yields MAMTKDQLIADIAEAIDAPKTTARNALEQLGQIVADQLENGAEITLPGIGKLKVTERPARTGRNPSTGAAIEIAAKKVIKFVPAKSLSDSVNK; encoded by the coding sequence ATGGCAATGACTAAAGACCAATTGATCGCCGATATCGCTGAAGCTATCGACGCGCCAAAAACCACCGCGCGTAATGCTCTTGAGCAATTGGGCCAGATTGTTGCTGATCAACTGGAAAACGGCGCTGAAATCACTTTGCCAGGCATTGGCAAATTGAAAGTCACTGAGCGCCCAGCTCGCACTGGCCGTAACCCTTCGACTGGCGCTGCCATCGAAATCGCTGCCAAGAAAGTCATCAAATTCGTACCGGCCAAAAGCCTCAGCGATTCGGTGAACAAGTAA
- a CDS encoding glutathione S-transferase family protein: MSELILHHYPTSPFSEKARLMFGFKGLSWRSVMISPVMPKPDLTILTGGYRKTPVLQVGADIYCDTAIIARRLEQEKALPAFFPEGQEFTVASFAAWADSVVFLHAVSLALQPVSAAQRFAKLPPEGVKAFMVDRAGLFSGGNAVRVTLEQAKHQWPTLMARLEMQLERNGDFLFGKPSIADLALAHPLWFVKQGSVTAPLVDDYPAITAWYQRVEALGHGAFNALSASDALEIARCAAPAPLPDEQFSEPNGFTLGQKVIICATDYGVDPVEGELVFSGSEELILRREDERTGAVHVHFPRLGFRIEAR, translated from the coding sequence ATGTCAGAGCTGATTTTGCATCACTATCCAACGTCCCCTTTCTCCGAAAAAGCTCGTTTGATGTTCGGTTTCAAAGGACTGTCATGGCGTTCGGTAATGATCTCGCCGGTCATGCCCAAACCTGACCTGACCATCCTGACTGGTGGGTACCGCAAAACCCCGGTGCTGCAAGTGGGTGCAGATATCTACTGTGACACCGCCATCATTGCTCGTCGTCTGGAGCAGGAAAAAGCTTTGCCAGCGTTCTTTCCTGAAGGTCAAGAGTTTACCGTCGCAAGCTTCGCCGCCTGGGCTGATTCGGTAGTTTTTCTGCACGCCGTAAGCCTTGCTTTACAGCCTGTGTCTGCTGCACAACGGTTCGCCAAATTGCCTCCTGAAGGTGTGAAAGCTTTCATGGTTGATCGTGCTGGACTGTTCTCGGGTGGGAACGCCGTGCGAGTCACGCTGGAACAGGCCAAGCATCAATGGCCGACGCTCATGGCCCGTCTGGAAATGCAACTTGAGCGCAACGGAGACTTCCTGTTTGGTAAGCCGTCGATTGCTGATCTCGCCCTCGCTCACCCGCTATGGTTCGTCAAACAAGGTTCTGTGACTGCCCCTCTGGTTGACGACTATCCGGCCATTACCGCTTGGTACCAGCGGGTAGAGGCCCTTGGCCATGGAGCCTTCAATGCATTGAGCGCCTCCGATGCACTTGAAATTGCCCGATGTGCTGCTCCAGCGCCGTTACCCGACGAACAATTCAGCGAGCCTAATGGCTTTACACTCGGCCAGAAAGTCATCATCTGTGCCACGGATTATGGGGTCGATCCGGTCGAAGGCGAATTGGTGTTCAGCGGCAGCGAAGAGCTGATTCTACGCCGCGAGGATGAGCGCACAGGTGCGGTGCACGTGCACTTTCCACGGCTAGGGTTTCGAATCGAAGCGAGGTGA
- a CDS encoding DNA polymerase III subunit chi, whose amino-acid sequence MDTPKPLKDSAHLLDDLESIRQLLGDDSLQPPLLTDSVKGDVQIPLLFDVVGAQTATTDKGQVVKIPFLDAEPVAQVAEFEGNEADIPTLIPEPVAEQAAPNPDLLLHLDNELRAAAQLIMQDVIDDFAPHIETEIKRRLDARMERLLAAASSGKL is encoded by the coding sequence ATGGATACTCCAAAACCCCTGAAAGACTCCGCGCATTTGCTGGATGACCTTGAGTCGATCCGCCAACTGCTCGGGGATGATTCATTGCAACCGCCGTTGCTGACCGACAGCGTTAAGGGCGACGTGCAAATCCCGTTGTTGTTCGATGTGGTTGGCGCTCAAACAGCCACAACGGATAAAGGCCAAGTGGTCAAGATCCCTTTTCTCGACGCCGAACCTGTTGCGCAGGTTGCCGAGTTTGAAGGCAACGAAGCGGACATCCCCACCTTGATCCCAGAACCGGTCGCCGAGCAGGCAGCACCGAACCCGGACCTTTTGCTGCACTTGGACAACGAACTGCGCGCCGCCGCGCAATTGATCATGCAAGACGTCATCGACGACTTCGCCCCACACATCGAAACCGAAATCAAACGTCGGCTTGATGCGAGGATGGAGCGGCTGCTCGCAGCAGCTTCAAGCGGAAAGCTATAA
- a CDS encoding GIY-YIG nuclease family protein, with product MPASSVSSATSNVTLKTSAAKRWFVYLVRAANGALYCGISDDPQRRFTAHQSGKGARFFYSSPAVALVYVEACCDKREALRQERLIKQLKKSAKETLVSSFGVGLEGAIYPPS from the coding sequence ATGCCCGCTTCCTCCGTCAGCTCAGCTACGAGCAATGTCACCCTGAAGACCAGTGCTGCAAAGCGCTGGTTTGTCTACTTGGTGCGCGCCGCTAACGGCGCGTTGTACTGCGGGATCAGTGACGATCCCCAGCGCCGCTTCACGGCTCATCAAAGCGGTAAAGGCGCACGCTTCTTCTATTCCAGCCCGGCAGTCGCGCTGGTTTACGTAGAAGCGTGTTGCGACAAGCGTGAAGCCCTGCGCCAAGAGCGTTTAATCAAACAACTGAAAAAGAGTGCCAAGGAAACACTTGTGTCGAGCTTTGGCGTCGGACTTGAGGGCGCCATTTATCCACCTTCGTGA
- the rlmF gene encoding 23S rRNA (adenine(1618)-N(6))-methyltransferase RlmF produces MTTPDKPKATMHPRNRHQGRYDFPKLIKSSPELAEFVVVNPYGNESIDFANPSAVRVFNRALLKSFYGVAHWDIPADYLCPPIPGRADYLHFMADLLAESNDGVIPRGASIRALDIGMGANCVYPLIGHSDYGWQFLGSEIDPTAISGATAIVKSNNLQKVISLRLQSNRKQILLDLLHSEERFDLSVCNPPFHASWEEAQRGSQRKWRALGKADPKRKLPVLNFGGQSQELWCEGGEIGFVTQLINESKHVPQQVFWFSTLVSKASNLPLIQSTLKKAGVFDSRVVEMSQGQKQSRFVAWTFLDNTQQRIWREKRWAAAKA; encoded by the coding sequence ATGACCACCCCAGACAAACCTAAAGCCACGATGCACCCGCGCAACCGTCACCAAGGCCGTTACGATTTCCCGAAGTTGATCAAAAGCAGCCCCGAGCTGGCCGAGTTCGTGGTGGTCAATCCCTACGGTAACGAAAGCATCGATTTCGCCAATCCATCGGCAGTCCGAGTGTTCAACCGCGCCCTGCTCAAGTCGTTCTATGGCGTCGCGCATTGGGACATTCCGGCTGACTACCTGTGCCCACCGATCCCAGGCCGCGCCGATTACTTGCACTTCATGGCTGACCTGTTGGCTGAGAGCAACGACGGCGTGATTCCACGCGGCGCGTCGATTCGTGCACTGGACATCGGCATGGGCGCCAACTGCGTCTATCCGTTGATTGGCCACAGTGACTACGGCTGGCAGTTCCTCGGTTCGGAAATCGACCCCACGGCAATCTCCGGCGCCACCGCCATCGTCAAATCCAACAACCTGCAGAAAGTCATCAGCCTGCGCTTGCAAAGCAACCGCAAACAGATCCTGCTAGACCTCCTGCACAGCGAAGAACGTTTCGACCTGAGCGTCTGCAACCCACCGTTCCACGCCTCATGGGAAGAAGCGCAACGCGGCAGCCAACGCAAATGGCGCGCATTGGGCAAGGCTGACCCGAAACGCAAGTTACCGGTGCTGAACTTTGGCGGGCAATCACAGGAATTGTGGTGCGAAGGCGGCGAAATAGGCTTCGTGACGCAACTGATCAACGAAAGCAAACACGTGCCACAGCAGGTGTTCTGGTTCAGCACCTTGGTCTCCAAGGCCTCGAACCTGCCGTTGATTCAAAGCACACTGAAGAAAGCCGGTGTGTTCGACAGCCGCGTGGTGGAGATGTCTCAGGGCCAGAAACAAAGCCGCTTCGTGGCTTGGACCTTCCTCGACAACACTCAGCAGCGTATCTGGCGCGAGAAGCGCTGGGCCGCAGCCAAGGCCTGA